agaacctttaataaataaataaaaacaataaattagaagaataataaaaacataacaataccATTATAAAATTTGTACCGTTCGTTTGTATACATGGTAGAAACACTACTTTAATTTTAACTTATGGCTGAAATGAGAAGCAAAGGTAATTTGATTTGCTCGGCCAGTGATGTTCCTTGAGACTGTTGCCAAATCGGTAGATATCTTTggaataataaatgtattaaagTATAAATTAACCGTCAATCATTAATTATCAAGTCATTAATTAAGTCAAATAATACctaataaacacaaacaaaattgttgttaataaaacattattatcTGCACAAAAATAGAGAATTACGAATATTCAAACGGAGTTTCAGGAAAATGTCAGTAGACGGAACAAGACTGTGTGTGTGGGCGTGCCTAGCCTAATAAGCTGCTACAAATCATGAAAGAGAAGCAATCCAGTGGAACAAACATATTAATTATAAAGCATCGCGACCGTTATATTGAAATTTACACCTATGTATAAAAGCCTAGGTTccgtaaaatatatatatatatatatataatgggcctacgtagcgcaagcggtaggatgcttgactcgcaagccggtggtccggggttcgaatcccaccaccggcaagaacatctagacattttaaaaatgtctataggccccaggtcgactcagcctgcataaaaatgagtaccttgcttaaaaccaggggtaataatagacggttgaagcgtagcactggccatgttaccttccttgtataccgtaggccctagatatagcaggactaccctgctatactcccaaagccgcgacagcggtataaaacgggagactattatatttatatatatatatatatatatatatatatatatatatatatatatatatatatatatatatatatatatatatattgttatgatgtgttttttgtttgaatgatgagcaatgagtatttttaataatatagggtttttatcgcggttctcaaagaattagcttgtaagtacttttttaaattatctttattataactattatgaaacacacatatgtatctaacctagtcaatgtaaatttaaaataaactatctttaaattgatattcttataaaactaattaaattctatagacaatctaaaatttaaacaaaactatcttcaaaattgaaattgttatgacactaactaaattatattaacaaaattttgtacctttctttcactgaatgcctaaatgaactgttttccactatatatattctaatcaccactgaaagtcttcgtacttcggttatccttgttttttgtgaaatttcttttttcaattatcagcttctaccaatttaagatatagttttcttcaccagcatttatacaccaccaaccaaaccagcaaacaacatttatatttattcttcttttcaatataccaatatccaattattataagttgatttatactaatctccaaccataatataatttaatttcttccaatatacctttttttatcttcaataattatttgtgtataattataaatgtgcattaaattatatgcataatttttatcttcatttaactcactatattaaactattggactatttgtacctgattcactgactccaactaactttcatatttcttactaaacttttctgactgacttcttgaaaattctgaacaatttacttcaatattcactaactaattgtatctttctactaacttcataataaactggcctgacttctgactaaaaacttctaaaaacttcttaaaacttttctgactgcactatctaaaacttttctgactaaaaactttcaaaaacttccaaaaactgccatcttgaatccaaatcacgggtatttatatccttttttctattccagaaccatctggtaagagatcatgttccaatcgttctattaacttctatatagatgttctcgaaaaaatatctgttcgatccaccgccataatcattatatcgagaatgttcgactgtaaacaatggtcatctccgctgatccagagaattccattcttttctattaataattttgtttacatttaggcttttcagatcagaataaacattcaaattagtaactaacactctaatttaataaaatacacatttcaaacaatataaccccacttatattcgtaattatgattcttaatttgacacttggagtatgtatagttggttgcctaggcacatggctcacttacatatatttacaacattaaaattactaaaatacaactttttacaattattatatgctaatttattaaaaataccctcacataaataatttttattaaattctctagtatataacttatttaaaacaaccaaatatctaatattatgtagtatataacttataaattattttctataaaccctaatcgtcacaatatatatatatatatatatatatatatatatatatacacaaataATGCTTCTTTATTTGCTAGTTAGAAAATATCCAAAAGAGcttaaacaaattttatattttcatacTTTCTTAAATTGTGTCTTAAAGAAAGcagaaagttataaaaaaattaagttatgTTAATTTGTTACTAATACTTGTGTGGGAGTGACTAACCTACCAACTGGTAAAAGTTTTATTTCACAGCCCACTCTAATTACGATTTTTTCAGTGGCTCTATACCTTTATAATAATCGACCTATATATTATGGTCGTAATACAATAACATCAACTTTATTTTGTAGGGACCTCTACGGAAAATTCACCTTAtttaatcaataaaataattaaattattaatatataattaattaaagaattacACTATTAAAAGAACCGAATTAAAGGATCGGATGATTAATGTATAAATacctattaatattaaaattataatacaaGTTATTGGTTGCTATGCCCTGATTATAGAAAATGGTTAGTTAAAAACAAAAGAGTAAATTGATATGACTTAGAAGAAAATAGTTTTCTGCgctattttttaatataacttaaaACTTTATCTACAATAACATTAATAGACGAAAACAGTACTAGGCGAGAGATAATGATTCTTAGCAACATAAATATCAGAACCGGATGCCAAAATATTAGTCAGATTGTACATTACAGCGAAGATGCACGCAGCGATTAGCTCTAATTAATGTAAGTCAAAATAaaaaagcgaaagtacttgggcaagatttgattattaaaattgtgctcgatatttgcctttaatttttcaaagtttattttatggaagttcatcatctttggctctgcaaccctgtgtgggtcttggcctgttcaagaattagtctccattcccccctattctttcgccctggctttccaatttctgacccctagattcctcaagtcatcttcgacttgagttttaaaactagatcttggcctgcctctgttcctggttcctactggctcttgatataatatctgcCTTTGGGGTCCccagtgtccattctttcaaggtgtcctagcaaccttagtctattaattttaatagaccggactatgttgcatttttcataacattgatacaactcaaaattgtagcgcctgccccatatcccgctttcttgtactcttccttatatgtgcctaagtattcttctttcaaagcggCCTAACAGTTCTTCGTCGCTTTGTACCATAGTCCATATCTCGGACGCGTATGtcaggacaggtttaataagagtttcatatattagtatcttggtttttctgctaattatgtgtgatgtttagagctgctttagtccaaagtaagctctgttcgcCAGGTATGCTCTTCTCTTAATTtctggaagttacctgttctattatttgtcccttagTATACAAgtgtacgtttgttggtatctttgaaaatactagaattttagttttggaaacatttcaatgtaaaccgaacatttcgctatgacgaactacagcatttattatattttgtagttcttgtgcattGCTTGCTATGACGGTATCATCAGTTTACATTAACTACATCAAAGAAGATTCGACCAATTTGCCAACGTAGGTACACTTATTAAACGCAACAAAATTATATGACAATATTATGGACTATTAATAAAAGTGAATGACTGGTGGGATAACAATAAAAACCAAATTAAGCAGTCTACTTTGGTAGAATTATAAAGAGAAGAACTAGTTACAACAAACAGAAGCTTTATCAAAAATGACTAAGTAGAATGTAGTACAAATAGAATAAAGCGAGCATTGCTAACAACaggtaaataaaaaaagaaacaaacgaTGTATGGACAGCCAATGTATGGAAATAAACGCATTAGCGACTAATAAACACTGTGTAAAAAATTACGATGATGTACCTATGAACATTCAGGAAATGGAAAGACTTGACATAAAAATATTAGGACTAAGTGAGACCAGATGGCCCAATTCAGGTGACATATTAGTAGGCCAAAACAAGATATTCTACTCTGGTAATGACAATCAAATCACTGAACGGAGTAGCGATATTAGTTGacaaaactacccagaaatttGTAACTGGCTTCTTACCCATCTCGGATAGAGTTATGATGGTAACACTAAAAACAGCTCAATCTAGAGTCAATttaattcaagtatacgctcccaCTGCAGAAAAGTCGGATGAAGAGCTCGAACAGTTTTATAATGAATTACAACAAGCTTTAGAAGTAACCAAGTCTAGAGACGTTACAATAGTCATGGGAGATCTAAATGCAAAAATCGGTAGAAGAAGTCAAGGTGATTTTATTGGAAACTTTGGACTGGGCACCCGTAACGAGAGAGGAGACAGATTGGCTCAATTCTGCCAAGAGACCGATTTTATTGTCGCGAATACTTATTACGATCTGCCGCCCAGGAGACtctatacatggaaatctccagcagaCACCAACAATGTcatcagaaaccaaattgactaccttCTCATCTGCAAACGATACCAAAATTCCATAAAATCAGTAAAATCATACCCCGGAGCTGATGTGAgatcagatcacaacccagttGTAGGAAGGTTTAGAATTAATCTAAAAAAGCTTGTGGCTAAAACTAAAGTAGAGAGGATACAAGTATCCCGTTTGAAAGATCCATCAACAAAAGAGCAAGTCacactaaaaattaaagaagagctaaccaaaatagaaattattcctACTGAAGATGAGAACAGGAAATGGAATATATTAAAAGATGCTCTTATACGCACATGTGAGACAACACTAACACCTAAGCTGATCAAGAACAAAAGTGAATGGATGACCGATGAGATCTTGGATCTCATGGAAGCAAGAAGATCTtataaaaccaaaaacaaaaacatgtataatattataaacacaGAAATAAGGAGAAAGATCAGAGATGCAAAGGAGAGATGGTATGTTGACAGATGCGAAGagattgaacagttggtagagaaacatgataacttaaaccttcataaaaaaattagggaaataacaggcactaatattaagaaaaaatcaaacatactgctggataaaaacggtaaaataattatagacgtcagtgaaaggcttaaaagatggcaggaatatattcaagagctatttaaagacgaacggactgagatagtactagagcaggaaaagttcgacaacggcccagacataacagaagatgaggtattagaggcgataaagcgaacaaagaacaacaaggcaacaggtcctgactaaatacctgtagacataatacggttaatagaagaacagcaaattggaatatttgtccacttattcaatacaatatacagtacaggaatcattcccagagattggctgatgtcaacattcataacactaccaaaaaaaccaaatgcaaaacaATGCCAAGACCACcagataataagtttaatgagtcatacgctcaaaatatttttaaaaattatacaccggagaatacacaacaaacttgagcaggacataagtgacacacaatttggatttagaaatgcactgggaaggagggaagccctgttcgctgtgaatgtacttgtgcaaaggtacatggatgttaatcagccagtatatatgtgtttcttggattacaacaaagaccttcgataaggtcagacataaccgtcttatcgaattagttgaaaagaaaaacttagatatgagagacatcaggatcattagcgctatctattataatcagatcgctgtagtaaaagagaacaacgtctttttaaatgaaatacagattaagaggggcgtcaggcagggctgggtcctgtctcctactttgtttaatttgtattcagaggaaataatccaggaagcactagaagaactaactatgggaataaaagtaaatggccgaccgaTCAATAATAtccggtttgccgacgacactattttattagcggaatgtcttgaggatttacaacaaatggttgacagagtggtagaagtcagtgaagaaaacggactgtccctaaacacaaaaaagacacaatttatggtaattacaaaaacccaaacagcgccaagaaaacataacgttacatggagaacaaattaaaaaagttgaaaaattaaatatctgggtacaataattaacgaaaataatgagtacacatcAATTAAGCTGAGCAACAATGagtaaaaaaacatcaatttagacaaaaaagacattgagtttattaaggctatatactggaacagaaagcagtagtaaaggtgaacgatatagaaacaaataatataccgattgcgagaggggttaggcaaggatgcgtcttgtctccgacgcttttcaacgtgtactcacaggtcatattcagaaaagccttatgggaaagaaaagagggaataagaattggtggagaaatcataaacaccatgagatttgcagatgacacggtaattatggctgagagtatagaagaaactacaaactttactagatgcaataaatagtgaatgcattcaaatgggacttgacatcaacacagataagacccaaatttatgatagtatcaaggagtccaataataatgaacaactaactcttggtggacagcaaatagagagagtgacaaaatataaatatctgggagcttacatcaacacagaattagatccagaccaagagatccgggtacgaatagaaatggcaagggcagcgttcttaaaattcaaacaattgttctgtgacaaaaatctgaatactgcgctgagactgaggtttgttgaatgttacgtctggtcgcaactattgtacggggtagaaacatggacattaaaagcgcaaatagttaaaaagatcgaagcctttgaactttggatataccggagaatgttaagaattccatggactgccagggtcaccaatgaggaagtgctgagaaggatgggtcgagacaaaaaattgttgagaacgataaaagtacgcaagactgcataccttggacacatactaagaaatgataaatatagtcttctgcaggtcatcatgcagggtagagtcgatggcaaaaagggaataggtagaaagaggaagtcatggctgcgaaatattcgagactggacaaacatgagtgtagacgaattattccacgttgcaaaagacagagaagcttttaaaaaatgtggtcgccaacctccgttaatgggacggcataggaagaagaagaagaatgagtacacagaagagattaaggcaagaataggacaggcaagaaattctttcaacaaactgaaaaaagtactctgcagcagggacatttcaatttctttaaagttaagacttctgagatgctacgtgttttccgtattattttatgggttagaggtttggactttaaagaaagatgtttcggacagattggaagccttcgagttatgggcctacagaagaatattaagaataagttgggtggatagagtcacgaatgtcgaggtgttgagaagaatgggaaaagataaagaggttttaaatacaattaaagtcagaaaactgcaatatctgggacatgtcatgaggggcgagcgttataacttgttgcaattaataatgcaaggaagaatacagggtagaaggagtcgcggaagaagacgcatctcctggttaaataatttaagaacttggtttaactgcacttctgctgacctctttagagcagcggcgtcgaaagtgcgaattgccatgatggttgccaaccttcttagaggagatggcacgagaagaagaagacctatgaACTTTATAAAATCACAAATGTGGATCGAGACTATCAAAAATTACTGAACAAGAACGAGAAGAATATCTGGGAAATGATATATACACTTCGTTAAAAGCGGGTGAATAgtttcaataataaataaaaacagaaaaacaacTTGCTCTACAGAAGGTGTTCGAgcagatataaataaaaatagaacatATAAACTTTTTTAGACATTAACATTTTTGAGGCATTCATTGCAACTTCAAAAGTAacattttaactatttttatattCAACATACATAGGTAGTCTAGAAATAGCAAAAGCAGTGATAGGATTTACGCTCATATCAGAAAGAGTTGTTTTATTGAAGATTAACTCAACTTCCTCTAATATAAGCATCATTCAGGTCCACGCACTGATATCCCAATCtacacaagatgaaatagaaaatTTCTATCAAACTCTAGAATACTCTCTAAAACTGACAAAAAACACGAACTAACTATGgacgattttaatgccaaaataggacaaGATACAGTCGAGAATGTTGTGTGTGATATCATCTTGGCACAAGAAATAAAAAAGGAGAAAGGCAGATCCAATTCTGCCAAGAGACGGATATGGTTGTaacgaatacattttttaaaCTACATCCAAGTTATACATAGACAGCATCCAGTGATACCCCAGGGAAAATGATAAGACaccaaattgattttatcaacataaacaaaaggtCTCGAAATTCTATCACCTCAGCAAAAACATATACATGCGCAGATGTCTTTTCGTATCATAGTCTAAATTGTTTGGAAATATCAACATCACGACATATTAACGACttaaaataattcataagaaaatgactcccaaaatacatataaaactactgaaagaaaacaacttttaggaaaaagtaaaaatagagcttaataagaattttgcgaaagTAGTTGAAAACACTACTAGCAGCCTAGAagaacagtggaacgaaatgaagacatctataccgtattcattttataaattcccaattgtcaatagaagcacgtgaaagccaagcagggtcgtactgatgtgtatcatatgatttttaaaaatatttacttttgaaactgttagtgtacgAATTTCTTGAATTTTAATCattatcacaattaaactaaactctaaaaaataacacgaccagtaaataacttaacagtaactataacataaatataacacaatatattaacttaaaaatcaacacgatacaatttgaatttaaaattctgACAAGTtcggatctgtaacatgagaatctgtctggcttaaggtaataaattatatttaatagcctcttgacgaatgagacggcgaatatcaacacgtgttcatatttacagatgggaatttgctaaatgaatgtacTTTATCACCATACCTTCGCATtaatatcttaaataaataaaaaagaaaagaagcaagaatgcGCGACacataaaatattgcagatgatggaaAACATGGCTGATGAACAAATATACGGAAACtgaaacactacaacgcaaacatgacgatttccatatgcacaaaaagatTAAGAACACCAGGCCAaaacgcaatacaggcatagttgtagacataCAAGTCCAGATtttgactacaattgaagataaATTAAGAACAAGCAAAGAATGCATGCAAGAATTATTCTTCGAAGGTACAGAAAGAAGACCGACTGAAATAGACAATGTCTTCGGCCCAGAAGTAACAAACtaagaagtaactatggccattaagtAAATTAAGAATTAGAAGCACTCCAACTCACAACTCTTACGAAGGTGTTCAACAACATATATGAGACTGGTCACTTACCAAAAAACTaactactatcaatattcatttcaCTTCCCAAAAAGCCAACGCTaggaaatgtgaagaacatagattaattaatttgatgagccatgtacttaaagtactctttactatcattcactcgcgcatatataCGAAATTATAAAACACCTAAGTGAAGtttaatttggattcagagcaggactgtgaacgagggaagcacttttaAGTTTGCTAATTCTAATACAGAGAGCTAGGGATGTCAACTATGCATATTTGATtaatttcgagaaggcatttgaagCAAATTATTATGGCATTGGCAACTAAATAACAAATGGATCCAGTAATTGGATATTGGATACAATTATTGTAAACGCATTATATTATCTTATCGAGTAACTAAAGGCATTTTCCGATTATCTTAGGAATCACTCAAAATTGGAGGACATACTTCACTTGATCCGCTAGTTCATGGCTTTCATTTGACATACATATGGTAAAAAATAGTGagcaaaataaacaataaataaactttaGGTTAAAGAATACATATCtataggcatcacattatctagctatggaaagctcgaaactgaagtggaagatcaagtgaatagagcaaacagagccgcaggttgcctaaatgaaacaatacggagaaataaaaatatcgggaaagaaatgaaaggcagaatttgcaaaagagtcatcagaccaataatgacttaCGCGGCAGATAcccgacctgacacagagaggaaaaaaaggatgttagaaacggcagagatgaaaacacttggaaaaatttatggtaagacactatgagacagacCTAGAAAtgcagatatacgacgtagatgcaaggtggaaaatATCAAGAACtgaataagaaatagaagagtaaaattgaacgatcatataagctaaatgacaacaaatagagtagtgaagacggcaagagacggctCCCCAATAGAAAGATCAGTAGGAAaactacgaaaacgatggaacgacaacttactgaaggtacattgaaaaacagacagagtcatgtctacataaaaagaaagaaagaagaagaagaattaagcGCCAGAACCATCAATATTTAGTATCAATGGATTATTTGTCGCACAAATTCTGTTCTCAAAAAACATTTCCCAATCAATTTTTACACACCTACAAGGGTGTGATCTACATCGATCGAAATTTGCAAATTTAACGGTTTAAAATATAGAtgatttcaataattactttaccTAAAAATTGTACTTCCTAGCTTATCAATTTTACCTTCTAAATTGATAACTatgatttcaaaaatattaaaaatatgatttatttaaaaaaacacttaaaaatttTCCTTTAGGCCTTGTATTCGCTTACGAATTACTACAAATCTATTAAACTGTGCGTGTCAAAAACAAccgattttaaaaatatgtatataaaaattcgCAATTATTTAATAGCATACGAAAATATTCTACTTACGTTCAAACGAAGATCTACAATCATCATCTTTCTTCTCCATCCCCGTTTTGTCCTTTTTCTGCTGTTTATTGAAAAATACGTACCCACCCCTTACTACTATATAAAGGATCAAACCCATCACAAAATATTGCCAGTACAATTCGAAAAACATTTTGATATCTCGGACGAGGTCGGTGACTGTGAGATCACTTGACGATTTTGCAGTATATAACATTGATATCGCTATA
This genomic interval from Diabrotica undecimpunctata isolate CICGRU unplaced genomic scaffold, icDiaUnde3 ctg00000813.1, whole genome shotgun sequence contains the following:
- the LOC140431975 gene encoding uncharacterized protein, translating into MTIKSLNGVAILVDKTTQKFVTGFLPISDRVMMVTLKTAQSRVNLIQVYAPTAEKSDEELEQFYNELQQALEVTKSRDVTIVMGDLNAKIGRRSQGDFIGNFGLGTRNERGDRLAQFCQETDFIVANTYYDLPPRRLYTWKSPADTNNVIRNQIDYLLICKRYQNSIKSVKSYPGADVRSDHNPVVGRFRINLKKLVAKTKVERIQVSRLKDPSTKEQVTLKIKEELTKIEIIPTEDENRKWNILKDALIRTCETTLTPKLIKNKSEWMTDEILDLMEARRSYKTKNKNMYNIINTEIRRKIRDAKERWYVDRCEEIEQLHTYQQIVNLETEGTLLTDPQDIVNELADTYQKFSSNQNHSNEFLTYKQQEEAAPITISDKFNLINIPLSYREFQEALNSMKDTSPDPDDIPIQFIKKLPIEAKSTTLKPLDTLHNTSLRIIHGAYRTTPINSIQAEIGEPTLELRRQLLTLSYTSSITPNKRIPINSILDISMANNSLKFNLPYSHRIT